Genomic segment of Maricaulis maris:
GCGTGGCATTGCCAGGCGCCTGGCCGAGCGCGCGGGTGTAATTTGCCGCTGCACCGTCGACATCCCGGTTCACGCCGGCATAGCGGGCGGCGAGGAAGGCCCCGTAGACAGAGGTTTCGTCGTCGGGCGGCGCGGTCGAACTGGCACAGGATGTGAGCGCCGAAGCGGCCAGCAAAAGGGCGAGAATGCGGACAGGAGAACTCATGCCGACATGCTCGCCCTGCTGGCTGTCCGGCGCAAGGGCCGGAGGCGGTAATGACTACATATTCGCGTACATCGGACCGCCGCCGCCCTCGGGCGTCGTCCAGTTGATGTTCTGGTTGGGGTCCTTGATGTCGCACGTCTTGCAGTGGACGCAGTTCTGCGCGTTGATCTGGAAGCGTTTTTCGCCACTGCTCTCGTCTTCGATCCACTCATAGACGCCGGCCGGGCAATAGCGCGCCGACGGGCCGTCGAACACGCCCAGTTCAGACATCTTCTGCAGCTCGTCATCGGAGAGCTTGAGATGGATCGGCTGGTCTTCCTCGTGGTTGGTGTTCGAGATGAAGACCGAGGACAGGCGATCAAAGGTCAGAACGCCATCCGGCTTGGGATAATTGATCTTCTTGTGCTTGGACGCGGGCTCCAGGCTTTCCGCATCGGTCTTGCCATGACCCATGGTGCCGAACGGCGACCAGCCCCCGAAAATCGTGTTGCACCACATGTCGAGCCCGCCCATGGCAACGCCCCAGAAAGTGCCGAGCTTGGACCAGAGCGGCTTCACATTGCGGACCCGCTTGAGATCCTTGGCGACCCAGGAGGCGTCATAGGCGGCCTGGTATTCGGTCAGCTCGTCGTGTTGACGACCATCGGCCAGGGCCGCGAACACGCTCTCGGCGGCCAGCATGCCGGTCTTCATGGCGTTATGGCTGCCCTTGATGCGCGGCACGTTGACGAAACCGGCCGAGCAACCGATCAGGCCACCACCCGGGAAGGCGAGCTTTGGCACCGACTGGTAGCCCCCCTCTGTGATCGCGCGGGCACCATAGGAGATCCGCTCCCCGCCCTCGAACACCGGCGACAGGGCCGGGTGCGTCTTGAGACGCTGGAATTCCTCGAACGGCGAGAGATAGGGATTCTTGTAGTTCAGGTGCACGACATAGCCGACCGACACCAGACCATCGCCGAAATGATACATGAAGGAGCCGCCGCCGGTCTTGCCGTCGAGCGGCCAGCCCATCGTGTGCTTGACCATGCCCGGCTTGTGGTTCTCCGGCTTCACGCGCCAGAGCTCCTTGATGCCGATACCGAATTTCTGCGGTTCCTTGCCCTCGGACAGGTTGAAGCGGCTGATCAGCTTCTTGGCCAGCGAGCCCCGCGCGCCTTCGGCGATCAGCGTATACTTGCCGCGCAGCTCCATGCCGGGCTGGTAGCCGTCCTTGTGACCGCCATCGCGGGCGACCCCGAAATCACCGGTCACAACGCCCTTGATGGCCCCGTCTTCCTCAATGAGGTCAGCCGCCGGGAAACCGGGATAGATCTCGACACCCATGCCTTCGGCCTGCTCGGCCAGCCAGCGGCAGACATTGGCGAGCGAGACGATATAGCAGCCGTGATTGCTCATCAGCGGCGGGAAGAGAAGGGTCGGCAGACTGATCGACCCGGCCTCGCCCAGGACTTCGAAGATGTCGGTCTTGACCGGATCATTGAACGGCGCGCCCATTTCCTTCCAGTCGGGGAAGAGCTCGTTGATCGCCTTGGGATCGACGACAGCGCCGGAGAGGATATGGGCGCCGACCTCGGCTCCCTTTTCCAGAACGGCGATCGTGATCTCCGAACCGGCCTCGGCGGCCATCTGCTTGAGACGGATAGCCGCGGACAGGCCGGACGGGCCGCCACCGACTATGATGACGTCGTATTCCATGGATTCACGTTCAATTGCGGTGTCGGTCATCAGGCTGGCACCCTTCCCTCTACGTGTTCAGCGTCTGTTTAATGCGGTGTTCGGCTTGCAGGTCTTCGGTCATACCCTAGGATCGAATACCCATCTAGCGCGTCCCGCCGTCGGGATCAAAGCTA
This window contains:
- a CDS encoding electron transfer flavoprotein-ubiquinone oxidoreductase is translated as MTDTAIERESMEYDVIIVGGGPSGLSAAIRLKQMAAEAGSEITIAVLEKGAEVGAHILSGAVVDPKAINELFPDWKEMGAPFNDPVKTDIFEVLGEAGSISLPTLLFPPLMSNHGCYIVSLANVCRWLAEQAEGMGVEIYPGFPAADLIEEDGAIKGVVTGDFGVARDGGHKDGYQPGMELRGKYTLIAEGARGSLAKKLISRFNLSEGKEPQKFGIGIKELWRVKPENHKPGMVKHTMGWPLDGKTGGGSFMYHFGDGLVSVGYVVHLNYKNPYLSPFEEFQRLKTHPALSPVFEGGERISYGARAITEGGYQSVPKLAFPGGGLIGCSAGFVNVPRIKGSHNAMKTGMLAAESVFAALADGRQHDELTEYQAAYDASWVAKDLKRVRNVKPLWSKLGTFWGVAMGGLDMWCNTIFGGWSPFGTMGHGKTDAESLEPASKHKKINYPKPDGVLTFDRLSSVFISNTNHEEDQPIHLKLSDDELQKMSELGVFDGPSARYCPAGVYEWIEDESSGEKRFQINAQNCVHCKTCDIKDPNQNINWTTPEGGGGPMYANM